A genomic segment from Spinacia oleracea cultivar Varoflay chromosome 3, BTI_SOV_V1, whole genome shotgun sequence encodes:
- the LOC110780317 gene encoding dirigent protein 23-like, translated as MAKFIVITFFTLFVIFTSYFVNVSSSESHGTKSPPTWAKTEPHHGGHERKTVLQFYFHDVMTGESPTVALIAQPIGGNNSAMSFGSLFMADDPLTVSPDPNSYLVGRAQGLYGAASQKGVNLIMGLNYGFVDGIYNGSSVVIFGRNSVTNRVREFPVVGGTGVFRMARGYAVAETYFINHTSRNAIVGYNVTIFHL; from the coding sequence ATGGCAAAATTTATAGTAATCACTTTTTTCACATTATTTGTGATATTCACATCCTATTTTGTAAATGTGAGTTCTTCTGAATCTCATGGCACCAAATCACCACCAACATGGGCAAAGACTGAACCCCATCATGGTGGTCACGAGCGTAAAACTGTCCTACAATTCTACTTCCACGACGTAATGACCGGCGAATCCCCGACCGTCGCGTTGATCGCTCAACCGATTGGTGGCAACAACTCAGCCATGAGCTTCGGCAGTTTGTTTATGGCGGATGATCCACTTACCGTTAGCCCTGACCCGAACTCGTACCTTGTTGGTCGGGCACAAGGTTTGTATGGGGCAGCCTCTCAAAAGGGTGTGAACTTGATCATGGGTTTGAATTATGGATTTGTTGATGGGATCTATAATGGGAGTTCCGTAGTCATTTTTGGACGGAACTCGGTCACGAATCGTGTGAGGGAGTTTCCGGTTGTCGGCGGGACCGGGGTTTTCCGGATGGCTCGTGGATATGCCGTGGCTGAAACCTATTTCATTAATCATACTTCTCGGAATGCTATTGTTGGATACAATGTTACCATTTTCCACCTTTAA
- the LOC110779522 gene encoding putative RING-H2 finger protein ATL21A, whose protein sequence is MNLPKLLLTLISFSSFISCVFTLKCKDHKCDSTRLGTIIQYPFRVIDHHPIPCGYPGFNVQCNGTTTKLELPNSIILEIENIHYKDQKIELSDPNGCLPSKIMSLNLSNSPLYAMYYQEYAVFNCSGYFDTGEYNQSMAHELKKVDCLSDFSYTVYAVNSHWSVSLLSSSCRWVGNMSYPDENPLGSFVLDPLNYPYITLHWDNPRCGPCAKLGRRCRVKSDFAHEVECTSRLIPMTNDLTERDITLSLVIVVPVFITLALCLIGWFRFEKHRNEPPMAPSITMNYTTTTGINQTTLDSYPMFVIGESGRLILSDDNTCLICLAEYKINDVLKILPHCLHRFHAVCVDQWLICNGTCPTCRIVPS, encoded by the exons ATGAACCTTCCAAAGCTATTGCTTACCTTGATATCATTCTCCTCCTTCATTTCTTGTGTTTTCACCCTAAAATGTAAAGACCACAAATGTGATTCAACCCGTTTAGGAACCATAATCCAATACCCTTTTCGAGTAATCGATCACCACCCTATACCCTGCGGCTACCCTGGCTTCAACGTACAATGCAATGGAACAACCACAAAACTCGAGCTTCCTAACTCGATCATACTCGAAATAGAAAATATACACTATAAAGATCAAAAGATCGAACTTAGTGATCCTAATGGATGCTTACCTTCGAAGATTATGTCTCTTAATCTCTCGAATTCTCCCTTATACGCCATGTATTATCAAGAATACGCGGTGTTCAATTGCTCGGGCTACTTTGATACCGGGGAATACAACCAAAGTATGGCACATGAGTTGAAGAAAGTTGATTGCCTTAGCGATTTTAGCTATACTGTTTATGCTGTAAATTCTCATTGGAGTGTTTCTCTTTTGTCATCGAGTTGTCGATGGGTTGGAAATATGAGTTATCCGGATGAAAATCCTCTCGGATCTTTTGTCTTGGATCCTCTTAATTACCCGTATATTACTCTTCATTGGGATAACCCGAGGTGTGGACCGTGTGCGAAATTAGGCCGGCGTTGTCGTGTTAAGAGTGATTTTGCTCATGAAGTTGAATGCACGTCGAGATTAATCCCAATGACTAATG ACTTAACTGAGCGAGACATCACACTTTCATTAGTGATCGTGGTGCCAGTGTTTATAACTCTTGCTCTATGTTTAATAGGGTGGTTTCGATTTGAAAAACATAGAAATGAACCACCTATGGCACCTTCCATCACAATGAATTATACTACCACAACCGGAATCAACCAAACCACATTAGATTCCTATCCAATGTTTGTCATTGGTGAGAGCGGGCGATTAATCTTGTCCGATGATAATACTTGCTTAATATGCTTGGCAGAATATAAGATCAACGatgtcttgaaaatcttacctcaTTGTCTACATCGCTTCCATGCTGTTTGTGTTGATCAATGGCTTATTTGTAATGGTACATGTCCAACTTGTCGAATTGTCCCAAGTTGA